CCTGGCCGTGACTCCGTTGCTGCAGATCGACACCTTCGCTTGCCTGTACATGGCGCTGATCCTGGTCGCCACCCTCGCCTGTGTAACCCTCGCCCACGCCTACCTTGGCGATGGCGGTTCGGGTTACCCGGGCAACCGTGAAGAACTTTACCTGCTGATCCTGATGGCCGCCGCCGGTGGCCTGGTCCTGGTCAGCGCGCAGCACCTGGCCGGGTTGTTCATCGGTCTGGAACTGCTTTCGGTGCCGGTCTACGGTCTGGTGGCTTATGCCTTCTTCAACAAGCGCTCGCTGGAAGCCGGTATCAAGTACATGGTGCTGTCGGCGGCCGGTTCGGCGTTCCTGTTGTTCGGCATGGCCCTGCTCTACGCCGACTCCGGCAGCCTGAGCTTCGTCGGTATCGGCCAGGCCCTCGCGGCCACCGGCCTGCCAAGCTCGCTGGCACAACTGGGCCTGGGCATGATGCTGATCGGTCTGGCGTTCAAACTGTCGCTGGTTCCGTTCCACCTCTGGACCCCGGACGTCTACGAAGGTGCTCCGGCACCGGTGGCGGCGTTCCTGGCGACCGCATCCAAAGTGGCTGTGTTCGCGGTGATGGTGCGTCTGTTCCAGATCTCCCCGGCGGCAAGCAGCGGTGTGCTGAGCGACGTGCTGACCATCATCGCCATTGCGTCGATCCTGTTCGGTAACCTGCTGGCACTGACCCAGAGCAACCTCAAGCGTCTGCTGGGTTACTCGTCCATCGCTCACTTCGGTTACCTGCTGATTGCCTTGGTGGCAAGCAAGGGTCTGGCCGTGGAAGCCATCGGCGTGTACCTGGTCACCTACGTCATCACCAGCCTCGGCGCGTTCGGCGTGATCACGCTGATGTCCTCGCCGTACAACGGCCGTGACGCCGATGCCCTGTACGAATACCGCGGCCTGTTCTGGCGCCGTCCGTACCTGACCGCCGTCATGACCGTGATGATGCTGTCCCTGGCCGGTATCCCGCTCACCGCGGGCTTCATCGGCAAGTTCTACATCATCGCCACCGGTGTCGAGTCGCACCAATGGTGGCTGGTCGGTTCCCTGGTACTGGGCAGCGCCATCGGCGTCTTCTACTACCTGCGCGTCATGGTCACCTTGTACCTGATCGAACCGAACCTGCGCCGCCACGATGCGCAACTGCACTGGGAACAACGTGCAGGCGGCGTGATGCTGCTGGCCATCGCTCTGGTGGCATTCTTCCTCGGCGTCTACCCGCAGCCATTGCTGACCCTGGTTCAGCAGGCGGGTCTGGCGGGCTGATCGCATAGCGACACTCGGTAGAAAACAGAAACGGCACCTTCGGGTGCCGTTTTTGCGTTTGTGGGATCGTGATGTTCAGGCATCGTTTTATGCACCGCCTCAGAGGTCAGTCCCACTGCGAAGTATCCCCTCTCTTTTATCGAACGCTCTCACCGCACGGGTCGATTCGTCCTACAGGTGTTTTTACAACCGGGGTCTACCGTTGAAAACGGGAATGAAAAGGATGGCTTCAATGCCTTGACCTATTCGTTTATCGAGACAAAACTATACGTAGGTAGCGTACAGAACATGGATGCTCTTTTCATCGAATTACGTATGTTCCAGAAACATCGAGACGAGTACCTGGATGACGATCTGTTTCGCAGCTTTCAACTGGAGTTGCTGAAGAATCCAGAAGCGGGCGATCTCATTGAGGGCACCGGTGGGCTGCGCAAAATCCGCTTCTGCGATCAACGACGAGGCAAGGGCAAGCGCGGCGGATTGCGGGTGATTTATTACGGGTGGTCAGGCTTCGATCAATTCTGGCTGTTCACCGTGTATAGCAAAAACGAGCAAGACGACCTGTCGCCCTCCCAGAAAAACATTTTCAGACAAGCGCTAGATAGAGAAATCAACACGAGATCCCACTATGAAACGTGACATTTTTTCCGAACTGATGGATGGCCTCGAAGCGCTGGCCGAAGAGCGCCAAGGCAAGATCACTCTGCGCACCCACAAGGTCCAGCTGCCAAAACTGATGCCCATCACGGCCGAGGAAGTGGTTGCCATACGCCAACAGCTCAACCTCTCCCGGCCAGTGTTCGCCATGTATCTGCGCACCAACACCCGAACCCTTGAGAACTGG
This region of Pseudomonas mandelii genomic DNA includes:
- the nuoN gene encoding NADH-quinone oxidoreductase subunit NuoN, whose amino-acid sequence is MEFTTQHFIALAPLLITSATIIVVMLAIAWRRNHSQTFLISVAGLNLALLSILPALKVAPLAVTPLLQIDTFACLYMALILVATLACVTLAHAYLGDGGSGYPGNREELYLLILMAAAGGLVLVSAQHLAGLFIGLELLSVPVYGLVAYAFFNKRSLEAGIKYMVLSAAGSAFLLFGMALLYADSGSLSFVGIGQALAATGLPSSLAQLGLGMMLIGLAFKLSLVPFHLWTPDVYEGAPAPVAAFLATASKVAVFAVMVRLFQISPAASSGVLSDVLTIIAIASILFGNLLALTQSNLKRLLGYSSIAHFGYLLIALVASKGLAVEAIGVYLVTYVITSLGAFGVITLMSSPYNGRDADALYEYRGLFWRRPYLTAVMTVMMLSLAGIPLTAGFIGKFYIIATGVESHQWWLVGSLVLGSAIGVFYYLRVMVTLYLIEPNLRRHDAQLHWEQRAGGVMLLAIALVAFFLGVYPQPLLTLVQQAGLAG
- a CDS encoding type II toxin-antitoxin system RelE/ParE family toxin, with product MDALFIELRMFQKHRDEYLDDDLFRSFQLELLKNPEAGDLIEGTGGLRKIRFCDQRRGKGKRGGLRVIYYGWSGFDQFWLFTVYSKNEQDDLSPSQKNIFRQALDREINTRSHYET
- a CDS encoding helix-turn-helix domain-containing protein, with product MKRDIFSELMDGLEALAEERQGKITLRTHKVQLPKLMPITAEEVVAIRQQLNLSRPVFAMYLRTNTRTLENWEQGRAIPNAQATTLIRLVERFPQTIEQLAALT